From Chryseobacterium salivictor, a single genomic window includes:
- a CDS encoding CocE/NonD family hydrolase — translation MKQLFSFFLILFYGLSFSQKIAIKQFSEKIDFNQIESLVQHLTSEIPKKYDEKDKSTYYDNIYRVRMVAGKYDLALKELDSVRSIFIDSNSMIANAMGTQHEIYIKTIVNPDAKNNFEYIYRTEFKKKYETLPAKSQIILPLYFKGDSDKIRKGLVDLLQKEFIGKDSVDVKTALKLCRDYNGYIVVKKSFHLANQYLKEFDAENFMVKDSILIKNKSNGNISIRVVVNNKIKKAESTIIINTIYADEDDINDAKMKASYGYNCVYIYTRGKHLSKDKIEPFEHEQEDINEVIDWIVKQPWSNGKVGMIGGSYLGFSQWSAAKKLHPALKTIIPQASVGIGSMDFPMNNNVFGSYSLRWLNYVTNNKTTDTENFRNEEKWNSVYKKWYVSGLPFNKLDSISGNRNEIFQRWLQHPNHDQFWKNMVPDKEEFSKINIPILTITGYYDSDQLGALYYFRNHYKYNRNANHYLIIGPYDHSGAQGYIKDELLGYKIDPIAEIDLNKICMEWFDYVLKEKNKPTFLKDKINYQVMGTNQWKHNSSIENFDEHQLKFYLQTQNNQFVLSQSNSKKNGFSKLNINFENRSDASELIKQELKVLGSTIYNKNSLTFSTNTFEKPLEFSGNFSGNFKISVNKKDVDLNIKLYELLPDGKYFLLSSYVGRASYSQNPGKRKLLIPNKKANISIKNNEFVSKKIEKGSRLVAVIGVNKNPFFEINYGSGKEVSKESIEDAKEPLEIKFYNDSYIRIPISQN, via the coding sequence ATGAAGCAATTATTTTCTTTTTTTTTAATTCTATTTTATGGGTTGTCATTTTCTCAAAAAATCGCTATAAAACAATTTTCTGAGAAAATCGATTTTAATCAAATTGAGAGCTTGGTACAACATCTCACTTCTGAAATTCCCAAAAAATATGATGAAAAAGATAAGTCAACCTATTATGATAATATTTATAGGGTCCGCATGGTTGCTGGTAAATATGATTTAGCACTTAAGGAATTGGATTCGGTTAGAAGTATTTTCATAGACAGCAATTCTATGATTGCAAATGCAATGGGGACACAACATGAGATTTATATTAAAACCATTGTTAATCCAGATGCCAAAAATAATTTTGAATATATATATAGAACTGAATTCAAAAAAAAGTATGAAACATTACCTGCTAAATCACAAATTATTCTACCTCTATATTTTAAAGGTGATAGCGATAAAATAAGGAAAGGACTTGTAGATTTACTGCAAAAAGAGTTTATCGGAAAAGATAGTGTTGATGTAAAGACTGCTTTGAAACTTTGCAGAGATTACAACGGTTATATTGTAGTAAAAAAATCTTTTCATCTAGCAAATCAATATTTAAAAGAATTTGACGCAGAAAACTTTATGGTCAAAGATAGTATCTTGATAAAAAACAAATCCAATGGCAATATATCGATCAGAGTAGTAGTAAATAATAAAATTAAAAAAGCAGAATCTACAATTATCATCAATACAATTTATGCCGATGAAGATGATATCAATGATGCTAAAATGAAGGCAAGTTATGGCTATAACTGTGTATACATTTACACACGTGGAAAACATTTAAGCAAGGATAAAATTGAACCTTTTGAGCATGAGCAAGAAGATATTAATGAGGTTATTGACTGGATCGTAAAGCAACCCTGGAGCAATGGCAAAGTTGGAATGATTGGAGGAAGTTATTTAGGTTTCAGTCAATGGTCAGCAGCTAAAAAATTACATCCAGCTCTTAAAACCATTATTCCTCAAGCCTCCGTGGGAATTGGTTCTATGGATTTCCCTATGAATAACAATGTCTTTGGTTCATATTCTTTAAGATGGCTAAATTATGTAACAAACAATAAGACCACGGATACTGAAAATTTCAGGAATGAAGAAAAATGGAATTCAGTTTATAAAAAATGGTATGTAAGTGGTCTTCCTTTCAATAAATTAGATTCTATAAGCGGAAACAGAAACGAAATTTTTCAACGTTGGCTACAACACCCTAACCATGATCAATTTTGGAAAAATATGGTTCCCGACAAAGAGGAGTTTTCGAAAATTAATATCCCAATTTTAACAATAACTGGATATTATGACTCAGATCAGTTAGGAGCACTATATTATTTTAGAAATCACTATAAATATAACAGAAACGCCAATCATTATTTAATAATTGGTCCCTATGATCATTCTGGAGCGCAAGGTTACATCAAAGATGAATTATTAGGATATAAAATTGACCCTATTGCCGAAATTGACTTGAATAAAATCTGTATGGAATGGTTTGATTATGTGTTGAAAGAAAAAAATAAACCAACTTTTTTGAAGGATAAAATTAATTATCAAGTGATGGGAACCAATCAATGGAAACATAATTCATCAATTGAAAATTTCGATGAACATCAATTAAAGTTTTATCTTCAAACCCAGAATAATCAATTTGTCTTATCTCAATCGAACTCAAAAAAGAACGGTTTTTCAAAACTGAATATTAATTTCGAAAATAGAAGTGACGCCAGTGAATTAATAAAACAAGAATTAAAAGTTTTAGGTAGTACAATTTATAATAAAAATAGTTTAACATTTTCAACAAATACTTTTGAAAAGCCACTTGAGTTTTCTGGAAATTTTTCTGGGAATTTTAAAATTTCAGTCAATAAAAAAGATGTTGACCTTAATATAAAACTATATGAGCTTTTACCAGACGGAAAATATTTTCTACTTTCCAGCTATGTAGGAAGAGCCAGTTATTCCCAAAATCCTGGAAAAAGAAAATTACTCATTCCAAATAAAAAAGCTAATATTTCAATAAAAAATAATGAATTTGTAAGCAAAAAAATAGAAAAAGGCAGCAGATTAGTTGCAGTAATTGGTGTTAACAAAAATCCTTTCTTCGAGATAAATTACGGGTCAGGAAAAGAGGTAAGCAAAGAATCAATCGAAGATGCAAAAGAACCTTTGGAAATCAAGTTTTATAATGATAGTTATATAAGAATCCCAATTTCACAAAACTAA
- a CDS encoding helix-turn-helix domain-containing protein has protein sequence MWKNQLTILLILCYNLILCQSVVGFTIPESLKNRSGKELNDAYDKVFRIDNVKSEVYANAILRKGKMMKNSNLIYEGYYKLAHVKGLASENGHPFADSLLQMTKNFISNEYPAKAHIIKGTLLYYDFKYSDALDYFISAQKLAKDKNKDQFFYVKKLIGILKTATGENEEALPLFIEYYQYEKNKINNNNGNTKNYIGSIFSLSNSYSKNENYNKSKFYSSIGLKECQKYNDYTYYNYFTLSDGISNFYLKNYKEAIKSFLSVEKEFLKNKDYDNLAISYYFLGKTYDQTQREKEAINYFLKTDSLSFALNKFLPVTRDGYERLIDYYKKEDKQVEQLKYINHLFYADSVMAHNNKYIAKDIYKKYDTPILLQDKELLINKLANKNNSLQLFLILSSLLVLVLLVIFFRTRKRLRRYQKQAVILLENIEIENSSKVRTEESENRLNNNQKNKSSLSEENYHDIKTKIIHFESSKGFIQNNLTLGKLAEDLDTNRDYLSKFINEEKGKNFSQYLNELRINYILLELKNDKKLRKYTISAIASEVGFSNSESFSNAFRRATGTLPSFYIKLLEKENNT, from the coding sequence ATGTGGAAAAACCAGTTAACGATTCTCCTTATACTATGTTACAATCTTATTCTCTGCCAAAGTGTAGTTGGTTTTACGATTCCAGAATCCCTTAAAAATAGAAGTGGAAAGGAACTTAATGACGCCTATGATAAGGTATTTCGAATTGATAATGTAAAATCAGAAGTATATGCAAATGCAATTCTTCGTAAAGGCAAAATGATGAAAAATTCTAATCTAATTTATGAAGGTTATTATAAACTAGCGCATGTGAAAGGTCTTGCTTCTGAAAATGGACATCCTTTTGCAGATTCACTCTTGCAAATGACGAAAAATTTTATTTCAAATGAATATCCTGCAAAAGCACATATCATAAAAGGAACCCTATTATATTATGACTTTAAGTATTCGGATGCACTCGATTATTTCATTTCAGCACAAAAACTGGCGAAAGATAAAAATAAAGATCAATTTTTTTACGTAAAAAAACTTATTGGTATTCTAAAAACTGCAACAGGCGAAAATGAGGAAGCGCTTCCTCTCTTTATAGAATATTATCAATATGAAAAAAACAAAATAAACAATAATAATGGAAATACAAAAAACTACATAGGATCTATCTTTTCTCTATCAAACAGCTACAGTAAAAATGAAAACTATAATAAAAGTAAATTTTACTCTAGTATAGGTTTAAAAGAATGTCAAAAATATAATGATTATACGTATTACAATTACTTTACACTGTCCGATGGCATTTCAAACTTCTACTTAAAAAATTATAAAGAAGCGATTAAAAGTTTTTTATCCGTAGAAAAGGAGTTTTTAAAGAATAAGGATTATGACAATTTAGCAATTTCTTATTATTTCCTTGGCAAGACTTACGATCAAACTCAAAGAGAAAAAGAAGCGATCAATTACTTTTTAAAGACTGACTCCTTGTCTTTTGCATTAAATAAATTTCTACCTGTAACACGTGATGGATATGAAAGATTAATAGATTATTATAAAAAAGAAGATAAGCAGGTTGAACAATTGAAATATATTAATCACTTGTTTTATGCAGATAGTGTAATGGCTCATAACAACAAATATATTGCGAAAGACATTTACAAGAAATATGACACCCCAATATTATTACAGGATAAAGAGTTGCTAATAAATAAACTAGCAAATAAAAACAATTCGCTACAATTGTTTCTTATCTTAAGTTCATTATTAGTTCTTGTCTTATTAGTTATATTTTTCCGTACCCGAAAGAGATTACGACGGTATCAAAAGCAAGCGGTTATTCTTCTGGAGAATATAGAAATTGAGAACAGTAGTAAAGTACGCACCGAAGAAAGTGAGAATAGATTAAATAATAATCAAAAAAACAAAAGCTCTTTATCTGAAGAGAATTACCACGATATAAAGACTAAAATCATTCATTTTGAAAGTAGTAAAGGTTTTATACAAAACAATCTAACGTTAGGTAAACTTGCTGAAGATTTAGATACAAACCGCGACTATCTATCCAAATTTATAAATGAGGAAAAAGGAAAAAATTTCTCTCAATATTTAAATGAGTTGAGAATTAATTACATTCTTTTAGAACTGAAAAATGACAAGAAATTAAGAAAATACACAATTAGTGCTATTGCAAGTGAAGTTGGATTTAGTAATTCAGAATCATTTTCAAATGCTTTTAGACGAGCTACTGGGACTTTACCTTCCTTTTACATTAAATTACTGGAAAAAGAAAATAACACATAA
- a CDS encoding bacteriocin-like protein has product MKKFKKLTRIELKTLVGGAGPFEESILLDPVTCHVHYNGNGDMAYYGAGDCHNRGDGTTCKTYVAMGGSCY; this is encoded by the coding sequence ATGAAAAAGTTTAAAAAACTTACGAGAATCGAGTTAAAGACTTTAGTTGGAGGGGCTGGTCCATTTGAAGAAAGTATTTTGCTCGATCCAGTTACTTGTCATGTTCATTATAATGGTAATGGGGACATGGCTTATTACGGAGCAGGAGATTGTCATAACCGAGGTGATGGTACCACGTGTAAAACTTATGTCGCCATGGGAGGGAGTTGTTACTAA
- a CDS encoding GLPGLI family protein translates to MKLKLFLLFLFMCKFSYAQDIRVFYKMSYKSDSTTSKLYDKIMILDSNKDYDLFHSYQMYKSDSITEASNKKSFESGEKFMDYDFTVKIDRNKKVIDKFYRILFGNVFKTSENITMLNWKVESAIKQIGNFNCQKATLSYKGREWIAWFTADISLQKGPYVFHGLPGLIIYMADTKHNFEFMFEKLQNNKTILFNEKTATLISKSQLKKLYLDFYYDPFKEAKLSHDGIRIETDTGEVKNPNFRNMTDRVQSDIKRYNNPIELSEIIKFP, encoded by the coding sequence ATGAAATTAAAATTATTTTTATTATTTTTATTTATGTGTAAGTTTTCTTATGCTCAAGATATTAGAGTTTTTTATAAAATGAGTTATAAAAGTGACTCCACTACAAGTAAATTGTACGATAAAATTATGATTTTAGATAGCAACAAGGATTATGACTTGTTCCACTCATATCAGATGTACAAAAGTGATTCTATTACGGAAGCAAGTAATAAAAAATCATTTGAAAGTGGTGAAAAATTCATGGATTACGATTTTACTGTTAAAATAGATCGCAACAAAAAGGTAATTGATAAGTTTTATAGAATTCTTTTTGGGAACGTTTTTAAAACAAGTGAGAATATAACAATGCTGAATTGGAAAGTAGAATCTGCAATAAAACAAATTGGTAATTTTAACTGCCAAAAAGCTACATTGAGCTATAAGGGACGTGAATGGATCGCTTGGTTTACTGCCGATATTTCATTGCAAAAGGGACCGTATGTATTTCATGGATTGCCTGGATTAATTATTTATATGGCAGACACCAAGCATAATTTTGAATTTATGTTTGAAAAATTACAAAACAATAAAACAATTTTATTCAATGAAAAAACGGCAACTTTAATTAGCAAATCTCAACTTAAAAAACTTTATCTCGATTTTTATTATGACCCATTTAAAGAAGCTAAATTAAGTCATGATGGAATTAGAATTGAAACAGATACGGGTGAAGTAAAGAATCCAAACTTTCGTAATATGACAGACAGGGTACAGTCAGATATAAAGCGATACAATAATCCCATTGAATTATCTGAAATTATAAAGTTTCCATAA
- a CDS encoding vitamin K epoxide reductase family protein, producing the protein MNNTMNLEKLLDRFKLDKQEFFFQLQSHPNYPSVLAFSDTLNFLNVKNDVYEIEKEYWRELPDEFITIYKSHFSLIKKEKKSYNVYSDEVVNILEKDLLEHSQNLVILFEQNKTPNYLPKKSIKYTFFFFILLVLYVIYNFLQKNWVGFTFNIVSVIGLYISSEIFSEKFGKISTTLNSICGHTANKTNSSCNKIINSDSINIFGLKLSDFSLIYFVTIVILGLLLPNTSVLLQITSWVTVVAIFYSLYIQILVERSICKICLFIISLLIFQIILSRFFVAVPISSLAILASLLIFTVVFIGTIYINELLKKNDSLGKSNLKNLKFKRNYDVFKRELTEQKRIPFKNSTGGFFVGNPDAKLHISIVSNPYCGFCKEAHIILEKLLANYPDDISAQIRFNYFPENESEKSQRLMETLYSSYSNKGAEEFLNALHYWFKNKNEEAFFEKYKNLDTLNMKDIINSSLENKKFGLNFTPNIILNGYPFSDKYDREDLFYFIDELLDDEQVVNG; encoded by the coding sequence ATGAATAATACAATGAATCTCGAAAAATTGCTTGATCGTTTTAAATTAGATAAACAAGAGTTTTTTTTCCAATTACAATCTCACCCTAATTATCCATCAGTATTAGCTTTTTCAGATACTCTTAATTTTTTAAATGTTAAAAATGACGTATATGAAATAGAAAAAGAATATTGGCGGGAGTTACCTGACGAATTTATTACTATTTATAAAAGCCACTTTTCTTTGATTAAAAAAGAGAAAAAAAGTTACAATGTATATTCGGATGAAGTGGTTAATATTTTAGAAAAGGATCTTTTAGAGCACTCTCAAAACCTTGTCATACTTTTTGAGCAAAATAAAACACCTAATTACTTGCCAAAAAAATCTATAAAATATACCTTCTTTTTTTTTATTTTATTGGTTTTGTATGTCATCTATAATTTTTTGCAAAAAAATTGGGTTGGTTTTACCTTCAATATAGTTTCAGTTATTGGACTTTATATTTCCTCTGAAATTTTTTCTGAAAAATTTGGTAAAATTTCAACAACTCTAAATTCAATTTGTGGACATACAGCGAACAAAACAAATTCTTCCTGCAATAAAATCATAAATTCTGATTCGATTAATATTTTTGGTTTAAAACTTTCAGATTTCAGTTTAATCTATTTTGTAACAATTGTTATTTTAGGATTGCTTTTACCAAATACCAGTGTACTCTTGCAGATTACATCTTGGGTTACTGTTGTGGCCATTTTTTATTCACTCTATATTCAGATTTTAGTCGAGAGATCTATTTGTAAAATTTGTCTATTCATTATATCTCTTTTAATTTTTCAAATTATTTTAAGCAGGTTTTTCGTTGCAGTTCCTATTTCTTCACTTGCAATTTTAGCTAGTCTTCTCATTTTTACGGTTGTGTTTATTGGAACAATTTACATTAATGAATTATTGAAAAAAAATGATTCATTAGGAAAATCTAATCTAAAAAATCTTAAATTTAAAAGGAATTATGATGTTTTCAAAAGGGAACTTACAGAACAAAAAAGAATTCCTTTTAAGAATAGTACGGGCGGTTTTTTCGTGGGTAACCCAGATGCTAAATTGCATATTTCTATTGTTTCCAATCCTTACTGTGGGTTTTGTAAAGAAGCACACATAATATTGGAAAAACTCTTAGCGAATTACCCGGACGATATTTCAGCTCAAATTAGATTTAATTATTTCCCCGAAAATGAATCAGAAAAATCTCAAAGATTAATGGAAACTCTTTATTCTAGCTACTCAAATAAAGGAGCAGAAGAGTTTTTAAATGCATTGCATTATTGGTTCAAAAATAAAAATGAGGAAGCATTTTTTGAAAAATATAAAAATCTGGACACTTTAAATATGAAAGATATTATAAATTCATCACTAGAAAATAAAAAATTCGGATTAAACTTTACTCCAAACATCATATTGAATGGTTACCCATTTTCGGATAAATATGATCGAGAGGATTTATTCTATTTTATTGATGAACTGCTTGACGATGAGCAGGTGGTAAACGGATAA
- a CDS encoding bacteriocin-like protein produces the protein MKNLKKLTRNELKTVLGGFEQPTGDYKCCWKGTDNCSSTVSHDHGTNGELSCVKGAVLTPA, from the coding sequence ATGAAAAATTTAAAAAAACTTACGAGAAATGAGTTGAAGACTGTTTTAGGAGGTTTTGAACAACCAACAGGAGACTACAAATGTTGTTGGAAAGGCACTGATAATTGTAGTTCAACAGTGAGTCATGATCATGGGACTAACGGTGAGTTGAGCTGTGTAAAAGGTGCCGTATTAACTCCAGCCTAA
- a CDS encoding GLPGLI family protein, with the protein MINNLKKKLFLFLMFQFVSYFGQSNRFIYEYKFITDSTQSNIISQEVMFLDITKNESSFYSYQKYHSDSILLEDNKRRVFSMPPNVNFINFRVLKKDNNNLIQTVTNVGGNTFIVSDNHHLNWKILNETDSILNYNVNKAEVLFGGRRWIAWFTSDIPFSDGPYKFHGLPGLILQIEDVTKSHCFRIVGIKNIDKIIEYPKIPNAKSPISINQKDYYKLYRNHREDPLKNLRGKYPDQVDEEGGFKTGDQVFRESEKLFKDRIKKDNNVIEIYLLK; encoded by the coding sequence ATGATTAATAATCTTAAAAAAAAATTATTTCTATTTCTGATGTTTCAATTTGTATCCTATTTCGGGCAATCAAATAGGTTTATTTATGAATATAAATTTATAACTGATTCTACGCAATCAAATATTATATCTCAGGAGGTAATGTTTTTGGACATCACAAAAAATGAATCCTCGTTTTATAGTTATCAAAAGTATCACAGTGATTCAATCCTTCTAGAAGACAATAAGAGAAGGGTTTTTAGTATGCCACCAAATGTAAATTTTATTAATTTTAGAGTCCTTAAAAAGGATAATAATAATTTAATTCAAACAGTTACAAATGTCGGAGGAAATACATTTATAGTTTCGGATAATCATCATTTAAATTGGAAAATTTTAAATGAAACTGATTCAATTTTGAATTACAATGTAAATAAGGCTGAAGTTCTTTTCGGGGGAAGACGATGGATCGCTTGGTTTACGAGTGATATCCCTTTTTCTGACGGGCCTTATAAATTTCACGGATTGCCAGGATTAATTCTTCAGATAGAAGATGTTACAAAAAGCCATTGTTTCAGAATTGTTGGAATAAAAAATATAGACAAAATAATAGAATATCCTAAAATTCCTAATGCTAAATCGCCTATTAGTATTAATCAAAAGGATTACTATAAATTATACAGAAATCATCGGGAAGACCCGCTAAAAAATTTACGAGGTAAGTATCCTGACCAAGTGGATGAAGAAGGGGGTTTTAAGACAGGCGATCAAGTTTTCAGAGAAAGTGAAAAGCTTTTCAAAGACAGAATAAAAAAAGATAACAATGTAATTGAAATATATTTACTTAAATGA
- a CDS encoding bacteriocin-like protein, producing MKNLKKLTRKELQSLKAGHNLEESFDGGELEKCGPTWCAEGRRCCYHSGGGLYYCGQNGTCD from the coding sequence ATGAAAAATTTAAAAAAACTTACAAGAAAGGAATTGCAAAGCTTAAAGGCAGGACATAATTTAGAAGAGTCCTTTGATGGTGGTGAATTAGAGAAGTGCGGTCCAACTTGGTGTGCAGAAGGGAGAAGATGTTGTTATCATAGTGGCGGTGGACTCTACTACTGCGGACAAAATGGTACTTGTGATTAA
- a CDS encoding GLPGLI family protein: MKTIVIFIFISIFLFNQAFGQCQIFTYQYQFIPDSTSTENKVSQLMILNINKNQSEFYGLEKMKIDSTLLDRRIRGNNDPRYTQSEYITTYRILKYRNDKTIDHKLTLGVSPYVLKDDREIKWKLESKFAEILGYKVQKATTTFGGRKWIAYFTRDIPFTDGPYKFRGLPGLILKVEDENYQHEFELIGVKNSTENFVYPTSVSLKDLPTIDYKMFKRKFKEYRDNPAADLLGSIPDQVDRNGNMKTGTELWLEISKKEKDKLKKDNNILEIDLLK; encoded by the coding sequence ATGAAAACAATTGTAATTTTTATTTTTATTTCTATTTTTTTATTTAATCAAGCTTTTGGTCAATGTCAAATTTTTACTTATCAATACCAATTTATACCAGATTCTACATCAACAGAAAATAAGGTTTCTCAACTAATGATTTTAAACATTAATAAAAATCAATCGGAGTTTTATGGTTTAGAAAAAATGAAAATTGATTCCACACTTTTAGATAGAAGAATTAGGGGAAACAATGATCCCCGATATACTCAAAGTGAATATATTACGACGTACAGAATTCTTAAATATCGAAATGATAAAACAATTGATCATAAGCTTACTTTAGGAGTGTCGCCATATGTATTAAAAGATGATAGAGAAATTAAATGGAAATTAGAATCAAAATTTGCTGAAATACTAGGGTATAAAGTTCAGAAGGCAACAACCACTTTTGGAGGTAGGAAATGGATCGCTTATTTTACAAGAGATATTCCTTTTACCGATGGCCCCTACAAGTTTCGTGGATTACCTGGACTTATTTTAAAAGTTGAAGATGAAAACTACCAACATGAATTTGAATTAATAGGAGTGAAAAATTCAACTGAAAACTTTGTCTATCCAACCTCAGTGAGTTTAAAAGACTTACCGACGATAGACTATAAAATGTTTAAAAGGAAGTTTAAAGAATACCGCGATAATCCAGCAGCAGATTTGTTGGGAAGCATTCCAGATCAAGTTGATCGTAATGGGAATATGAAAACAGGAACTGAACTTTGGTTAGAAATTTCTAAGAAAGAAAAAGATAAATTAAAAAAAGATAATAATATTTTAGAAATTGATTTATTAAAATGA
- a CDS encoding bacteriocin-like protein: MKNLKKMKREDLKKIIGGKEYPDMCHGDSDCAAYGLSCGLFEGHDTNGYWVAQRCI; the protein is encoded by the coding sequence ATGAAAAATTTAAAGAAAATGAAAAGAGAGGATTTGAAAAAAATTATTGGAGGGAAAGAATATCCAGACATGTGTCATGGAGACTCAGATTGTGCTGCGTATGGTTTGTCTTGTGGTTTATTTGAAGGTCATGACACTAACGGTTACTGGGTGGCGCAAAGATGTATCTAA
- a CDS encoding GLPGLI family protein, protein MKRKRNYFHLILWLMFFCYSVNGAAQNSSISYELIYKPNPVQKDKIKKQQYKLDILHGKSIFRTETRRESDSLIKKIGFGTGYNTNPNYEMYFVKELNNNVFKKHFVSPMSRDKFFIKIDDQLKWKILPETMVIANFNCQKAEVEYGGRNWSAWFTKEIPVSEGPYCFHGLPGLILQIQDDQEDYVFKATEIKKLANNFLYEIDLGKQITWIQFNKILQDYFDSPYNFAKAKGMKVVKDNGSGGTMEIDYRARTKETQEMLLENNNPIELNHKLEYK, encoded by the coding sequence ATGAAACGGAAACGAAATTACTTCCATTTAATATTATGGTTGATGTTTTTTTGCTACAGTGTTAATGGGGCTGCGCAAAATTCCAGCATTTCCTATGAACTTATTTATAAACCCAATCCGGTTCAAAAAGACAAAATAAAAAAGCAGCAATACAAGCTCGATATTTTACATGGGAAATCAATTTTCCGAACGGAAACGCGCAGAGAATCTGACTCGCTAATAAAAAAAATAGGATTTGGAACGGGCTACAATACAAATCCTAATTACGAAATGTATTTTGTAAAAGAGCTGAATAATAATGTTTTTAAAAAGCATTTTGTTTCACCAATGAGCCGTGACAAATTTTTCATTAAAATAGATGATCAGTTAAAATGGAAAATTCTACCTGAAACTATGGTAATAGCAAATTTTAATTGTCAGAAAGCAGAAGTAGAATATGGAGGTAGAAATTGGTCGGCGTGGTTTACGAAAGAGATACCAGTTTCAGAAGGTCCATATTGTTTTCACGGCCTACCGGGTCTTATTTTGCAGATTCAAGATGACCAAGAAGATTACGTTTTCAAAGCCACTGAAATAAAAAAATTAGCGAATAATTTTTTGTATGAAATAGACCTTGGCAAACAAATAACTTGGATCCAATTTAATAAGATATTACAAGATTACTTTGATAGTCCATACAATTTTGCAAAAGCGAAAGGGATGAAAGTTGTTAAAGATAACGGAAGCGGTGGAACTATGGAAATTGATTACCGAGCAAGGACAAAGGAAACCCAAGAAATGCTGCTAGAAAACAACAATCCGATTGAGTTGAATCATAAGTTAGAATATAAATAA
- a CDS encoding TIGR04139 family peptide modification target, which produces MKKLAGMKKGFSSLENKKLRDLRTIRGGEDSVRTAPSNAVGEGCADEDVYTDAGGTRDNWQYKARLTACDHPFY; this is translated from the coding sequence ATGAAAAAATTAGCAGGCATGAAGAAAGGATTTTCTTCATTGGAAAACAAAAAATTGAGAGATTTACGTACTATTAGAGGCGGAGAAGATTCAGTTAGAACAGCTCCATCTAATGCAGTGGGTGAAGGGTGTGCAGATGAAGATGTTTATACCGATGCAGGAGGCACCAGAGATAATTGGCAATATAAAGCTAGGCTAACAGCTTGTGATCATCCTTTTTATTAA